In Oryza sativa Japonica Group chromosome 11, ASM3414082v1, the following are encoded in one genomic region:
- the LOC4350994 gene encoding uncharacterized protein, which yields MNLRRLWEVWGEWEIRVLVLSSLSLQVFLLFTGGLRKRKAAWWLRMPLWLAYLLADYIAIYALGNLSKKQKLCDGSFDGEMHLLVFWAPFLILHLGGQDTITAFAVEDNELWLRHFLSLLSQVALAGYVYWKSRPSMRLMSPAIIMFVAGVTKYGERTLALRAASMDCLRSSMVTQPDPGPNYAKFVEECQSRTESGLVAKIVIVQERPPDDEDHVEVKREEYGDLVYSAHRFFHTFRRLFVDLILSFQDRIDSLAFFRRLEMEQAYKVVEIELVLMYECLHSKALVIHGLLGRSLRLFSLAAPVVSLVLFTRALGDMREGYNQVDINISFVLLGGAIFLETYAILLIFISSWTYTDMRGREALRPVAAAVFWLIALFQPEKRPRWSNKISQYNLISYCVKDKSRRYKKPMEWLEWRWNFRVKTMWDSWRYKTSIGVSELLKSHIFEQLKSKASSISKDPKSYRKAGEHRGQWALQRKGLYQKLGWSVDCEFDESILLWHIATDLCFYANHPADKDDDGCCSCSSSSKCLRCLCSSSSGYPDAEARGRDSNKLATMSREISNYMLFLLVMRPFMMTASIGQIRFGDTCSEAKNFFRRDDEEIGDEERCAKRLTKVDTSIAEPRDVKGDRSKSVLFQACKLVRQLNELEGITEERRWRLIAGVWVEMLCYAAGKCSGNAHARQLSQGGEMLTVVWLLMAHFGMGDQYRVESGHARAKLIVHHNHSTM from the coding sequence ATGAACCTGAGGCGGCTATGGGAGGTGTGGGGGGAGTGGGAGATCCGCGTGCTCGTCCTGTCCAGCCTGTCCCTGCaggtcttcctcctcttcaccgGCGGCCTGCGCAAGCGCAAAGCCGCTTGGTGGCTGCGCATGCCGCTCTGGCTCGCCTACCTCCTCGCCGACTACATCGCCATCTACGCGCTGGGCAACCTTTCCAAGAAGCAGAAGCTCTGCGACGGCTCATTCGATGGCGAGATGCACCTCCTCGTCTTCTGGGCCCCTTTCCTCATCCTTCATCTCGGGGGGCAGGACACCATCACCGCCTTCGCCGTGGAGGACAACGAGCTCTGGCTGCGTCACTTCCTGAGCCTGCTGTCGCAGGTCGCGTTAGCCGGGTACGTCTACTGGAAGTCGCGGCCCAGCATGCGGCTCATGTCCCCGGCGATAATCAtgttcgtcgccggcgtcaccaAGTACGGCGAGCGGACGCTGGCGCTCAGGGCGGCGAGCATGGACTGCCTTCGCAGCTCCATGGTCACGCAGCCGGATCCGGGCCCGAACTACGCCAAATTCGTGGAGGAGTGCCAGTCGAGGACGGAGTCCGGACTGGTCGCCAAGATCGTCATCGTGCAGGAGCGGCCTCCAGATGACGAGGACCATGTCGAAGTCAAGCGAGAGGAGTACGGCGACCTGGTGTACAGTGCGCACAGGTTCTTTCACACCTTCCGCCGCCTCTTCGTCGACCTCATCCTCAGCTTCCAGGACCGCATCGACAGCCTCGCCTTCTTCCGGAGGTTGGAGATGGAGCAGGCGTACAAGGTGGTGGAGATCGAGCTGGTGCTCATGTACGAGTGCCTCCACTCCAAGGCACTCGTGATTCATGGTCTTCTCGGCCGCAGCCTACGCTTGTTCAGCCTCGCCGCGCCGGTCGTGTCGCTCGTGCTCTTCACCCGCGCGTTGGGCGACATGCGAGAAGGCTACAACCAGGTTGACATCAACATCTCCTTCGTCCTCCTGGGAGGAGCCATCTTCTTGGAGACATACGCGATCCTACTGATCTTCATCTCCTCCTGGACCTACACCGACATGCGCGGCAGAGAAGCGCTCCggcccgtggcggcggcggtgttttGGCTGATCGCCCTATTCCAGCCGGAGAAGAGGCCTAGGTGGTCGAACAAGATATCTCAGTACAACCTGATCAGCTATTGTGTCAAGGACAAGTCCCGTCGGTACAAGAAACCCATGGAGTGGCTGGAGTGGAGGTGGAACTTCCGCGTGAAGACGATGTGGGACAGCTGGAGGTACAAGACGAGCATCGGCGTGTCGGAGCTGCTGAAGAGCCACATCTTCGAACAGCTCAAGAGCAAAGCAAGCAGCATCAGCAAGGACCCCAAGAGCTACCGGAAGGCTGGCGAGCACCGTGGCCAGTGGGCGCTCCAGCGCAAGGGCCTCTACCAGAAGCTGGGCTGGAGCGTCGACTGCGAGTTTGACGAGAGCATCCTCCTCTGGCACATCGCCACAGACCTCTGCTTCTACGCCAATCATCCGGCGGACAAAGATGATGACGGATGCTGCAGCTGCTCCTCGTCGTCCAAGTGTCTCCGTTGCCTCTGCAGCTCCAGCTCGGGCTATCCTGATGCCGAGGCTCGAGGGCGTGACTCGAATAAGCTGGCGACGATGAGCAGGGAGATATCAAACTACATGCTGTTCCTGCTTGTCATGCGCCCGTTCATGATGACGGCCAGCATCGGGCAGATCCGCTTCGGCGACACCTGCTCGGAGGCCAAGAACTTCTTCCGGCGAGACGACGAGGAGATCGGGGACGAGGAGCGGTGTGCCAAGAGGCTCACGAAGGTGGACACGTCGATTGCAGAGCCGCGGGACGTGAAGGGGGACAGGAGCAAGTCGGTGCTCTTCCAGGCGTGCAAACTCGTGAGACAGCTCAACGAGCTGGAGGGCATcacggaggagaggaggtggaggctcATTGCTGGCGTGTGGGTGGAGATGCTATGCTACGCGGCCGGCAAGTGCAGCGGCAATGCCCACGCGAGGCAGCTCAGCCAGGGAGGCGAGATGCTCACCGTGGTGTGGCTGCTCATGGCGCATTTCGGAATGGGAGACCAGTATAGGGTGGAGTCTGGCCACGCCAGGGCCAAGCTTATTGTTCATCATAATCATAGTACCATGTAG
- the LOC4350996 gene encoding disease resistance protein RPM1 → MAETAIYLALRKIGIALGRERSATALEHDLEGRSALEHGLEGGSFLIRSLTRVISEIINSNDILVLRQAELQGRLRRIESELRMILCFLAQIETRYDNKQVLQSWIGEARKLGCLVEQIMDEYIVYIVQSKQYRLTKRVQVILASHRFTAQLKEIEVELEHLSKMKKRWVQVDKETSLASSSSMFGPHVNNIDTKRYAERKEELIESLKSKDMTKDGALSVIAVYGQPGSGKTHLVKDVYASEKKYFSTSAWISIAQCPNADTDALKRMMMEELGRQVGTSTESTSLRVMTENQDSKFLFVFDDVWVPDMVHKVHRAASDNKMGSRIIIIARMPEVAFVRSESSVESQSQTPSSSLEPVRPSARVPKEFMKLTCLHPNDSFDIFCTKAFGRPSDCPIELREVTLKIIGLCNFLPQAIVSIGALLSSKQKTESVWSEMAQQIEDIQKSKSSLNNVQKVLYLSYKNLPMHLKNCLLYCSTFPAGFLLLPESLVRLWAAEGFIENQGSLQVEEIGERYIKELIHWGFLQVVDVDEQGRVASCRMPIVVHELAVSISQKEEFGAICHGGKLAEMDTNVRCLFISENPEDIGALVDFPYLRTLMASRNAAANLKSLPASLTAKLKYLTVLKLQESPLEELPRGIGYQLFNLRYLGLRKSQIRCLPSSMANLYNLQTLDLRGSRINELPSWIGKLIRLRHLSADTLDGQGPDIYRAVKAPKTVNYLKELRTLETVQASDTFEKHVEKLTQLTTLSVVIGEGRSSKTLFSSLSKLSCLSSLHVSASRVDEESLDFETLNPTSLEKLVIRGGLAEQTFQYPIFKSKQIKVLELSLCKLRDDSLVLLSTNLCNLESLRLHNISGISKLVFQAINSFANLRTLLLHEIDGVDELEIPNGSLGSLQVLHVVKISQLNSIHDQERIISVRDLYFPQLWLSREKRNAS, encoded by the coding sequence AAGTGAACTTCGCATGATCCTTTGCTTCCTGGCTCAAATAGAAACAAGATATGATAACAAGCAAGTACTTCAAAGTTGGATTGGGGAAGCACGGAAACTAGGATGCCTTGTTGAACAAATAATGGACGAATATATTGTCTATATTGTACAGAGCAAACAATATCGACTTACCAAGAGAGTACAGGTTATACTGGCCTCACATCGCTTCACTGCTCAGCTGAAAGAAAttgaggtggagctggagcatCTTTCCAAAATGAAAAAACGATGGGTTCAAGTGGACAAGGAAACCTCATTAGCTTCTTCATCATCAATGTTTGGTCCTCATGTCAACAACATAGATACTAAGCGATATGCCGAAAGAAAGGAAGAACTGATTGAATCGCTAAAGAGTAAAGATATGACGAAAGATGGAGCTCTTTCTGTGATTGCAGTGTATGGTCAGCCTGGGTCAGGGAAAACCCATCTTGTTAAGGATGTTTATGCTAGTGAGAAGAAGTATTTCAGTACTTCTGCGTGGATTTCCATTGCTCAATGTCCCAATGCTGACACTGATGCTTTGAAAAGAATGATGATGGAAGAACTaggaaggcaagttggcacTTCCACTGAGAGTACCTCACTGAGAGTAATGACGGAAAATCAGGATAGCAAGTTCCTGTTTGTATTTGACGATGTATGGGTGCCAGACATGGTTCACAAGGTACACCGTGCAGCTTCTGATAATAAAATGGGCAGCCGGATAATCATAATCGCTCGGATGCCAGAGGTTGCTTTTGTAAGAAGTGAATCTTCAGTGGAGTCACAGTCCCAAACACCATCTAGTTCGCTGGAACCTGTAAGACCCTCGGCGAGAGTCCCCAAGGAATTCATGAAGCTTACTTGTTTACATCCTAATGACAGTTTTGATATCTTCTGTACAAAGGCTTTTGGAAGACCAAGTGACTGCCCTATAGAACTCCGTGAAGTAACTTTGAAGATTATTGGCTTGTGCAATTTTCTTCCCCAAGCAATTGTTTCTATTGGAGCATTGCTCAGCTCAAAGCAAAAAACAGAGTCAGTCTGGAGTGAAATGGCTCAACAAATTGAAGATATTCAAAAAAGCAAGTCAAGCCTGAACAATGTGCAAAAAGTACTATATCTCAGTTACAAGAACCTTCCAATGCATCTCAAGAACTGCCTTTTGTATTGTAGTACTTTTCCGGCTGGTTTTCTCCTGTTGCCTGAGAGTCTTGTCCGGTTATGGGCTGCAGAGGGTTTCATCGAGAACCAGGGATCATTGCAAGTGGAGGAAATTGGTGAGCGCTATATAAAGGAGCTAATCCACTGGGGATTTCTGCAGGTTGTAGATGTGGACGAACAAGGTAGAGTAGCAAGTTGCAGGATGCCTATTGTGGTGCATGAGCTGGCTGTATCTATCTCTCAAAAGGAAGAATTTGGAGCTATCTGCCATGGTGGTAAACTAGCAGAGATGGATACCAATGTCCGCTGCCTATTTATCTCGGAAAACCCTGAAGATATTGGTGCATTAGTAGATTTTCCGTACCTTCGGACTCTTATGGCCAGCAGAAATGCTGCTGCAAATTTGAAGTCCTTACCGGCATCACTGACAGCCAAACTTAAGTATCTTACTGTTCTGAAACTGCAAGAATCTCCACTTGAAGAATTGCCCAGAGGTATTGGCTACCAGCTGTTTAATTTGCGATATCTTGGCTTGCGAAAATCACAAATACGATGCCTTCCATCTTCCATGGCCAATCTCTACAACCTGCAAACTTTGGACCTCAGGGGGAGCAGAATAAATGAACTGCCAAGTTGGATAGGCAAACTCATAAGATTGAGGCATCTTTCTGCTGACACATTGGATGGCCAAGGCCCAGACATATACCGAGCTGTGAAAGCCCCGAAAACTGTGAACTACCTGAAAGAATTGCGGACTCTCGAGACAGTGCAGGCAAGTGATACCTTTGAGAAGCATGTGGAGAAGCTGACCCAGTTAACTACTCTATCTGTTGTTATTGGAGAAGGCCGATCCAGCAAAACATTGTTTTCTTCATTGTCGAAGCTTTCCTGTCTTTCTAGTTTGCATGTCAGTGCAAGTCGTGTGGACGAGGAGTCTCTTGACTTTGAAACCCTGAATCCTACTAGTCTTGAAAAACTTGTTATCAGGGGCGGGTTGGCTGAGCAGACATTCCAATATCCTATTTTCAAATCTAAACAGATTAAAGTTCTGGAGTTAAGCTTGTGCAAGCTAAGGGATGATTCGCTCGTCCTACTATCTACAAATTTGTGTAACCTTGAATCGCTCCGCCTCCATAATATCAGTGGCATCTCCAAGCTGGTATTTCAAGCAATTAACAGTTTTGCCAACTTGAGGACACTTTTACTACATGAAATTGATGGAGTGGATGAACTTGAGATTCCAAATGGTTCGTTGGGAAGTCTTCAAGTTCTCCATGTGGTAAAAATAAGTCAGCTGAACAGTATCCATGACCAGGAGAGAATCATATCCGTCAGGGACCTATACTTTCCACAGTTATGGCTATCCAGAGAGAAACGAAATGCCAGCTAG